A genomic window from Bdellovibrio sp. SKB1291214 includes:
- a CDS encoding response regulator, with product MFPTTTKFLIVDDFSTMRKIIKKVLNELGYTNVEEADDGKTALPMIQAAHDAGKPYEFIISDWNMPGMQGIDLLKACKADPRFKSTPFMLVTAESEQKHILEAAKAGVSDYVVKPFNSQTLKGKMERVWAKHSTTKAA from the coding sequence ATGTTTCCCACTACGACCAAATTTTTGATCGTTGACGACTTCTCAACTATGCGAAAAATCATCAAAAAAGTCCTCAATGAGCTTGGCTATACTAACGTCGAGGAAGCCGACGACGGAAAAACTGCCTTGCCGATGATTCAAGCTGCCCATGACGCGGGTAAACCATACGAGTTCATTATCTCGGACTGGAATATGCCTGGCATGCAAGGAATTGATCTTCTAAAGGCGTGCAAAGCGGACCCTCGCTTTAAATCTACTCCCTTCATGCTAGTTACAGCTGAATCCGAGCAAAAGCACATTCTTGAAGCCGCAAAAGCTGGTGTTTCAGATTACGTGGTCAAGCCATTCAATTCCCAGACTCTAAAAGGGAAAATGGAACGCGTTTGGGCGAAACACTCTACAACTAAAGCCGCATAA
- a CDS encoding acyl-CoA thioesterase, whose translation MSWIDIAAAIAAQRHSNKDVVTASIDRINFVAPVYKGWVVNLKASVNYTSRTSMEVGVRVDAEDPKTGETFHTATAYTTFVALGANGKPIEVPSLELTTEDDKRRFSEGKARREQRLKEKRQD comes from the coding sequence ATGTCTTGGATCGATATTGCGGCCGCCATCGCAGCTCAACGTCATTCGAACAAAGATGTGGTAACTGCTTCTATTGATCGTATTAACTTCGTGGCTCCTGTGTATAAGGGTTGGGTTGTGAACTTGAAGGCGAGTGTGAACTACACGTCTCGTACATCGATGGAAGTCGGTGTGCGCGTGGATGCAGAGGATCCTAAGACAGGAGAGACATTCCACACGGCGACCGCATATACGACATTCGTGGCTTTGGGCGCGAATGGAAAGCCGATTGAGGTGCCCTCGTTAGAACTTACAACTGAGGATGACAAACGTCGTTTCAGCGAAGGGAAAGCTCGTCGCGAACAACGCTTGAAAGAAAAGCGTCAAGACTAG
- a CDS encoding helix-turn-helix domain-containing protein, which translates to MLRDVLIQKGLSNREAEVAELVSKGLSNKEVANQLFVTEKTVKFHLTNIYKKMNVKSRAQLIVWCLPHLGFVETEVRAESNNQNAASAQTYNNNQTQTIPAGSATVAGATTLPGGGMNRNGNSDIGMGGI; encoded by the coding sequence ATGCTCAGAGATGTCCTGATTCAAAAAGGTCTTTCAAATAGAGAGGCAGAAGTTGCTGAACTTGTGTCTAAAGGCTTGTCCAACAAGGAAGTTGCGAACCAGCTTTTTGTAACTGAAAAAACAGTTAAATTTCACCTTACTAACATCTACAAAAAGATGAATGTGAAATCTCGTGCACAATTGATCGTATGGTGCTTGCCTCACCTTGGTTTCGTTGAAACTGAAGTGCGCGCTGAGAGCAACAACCAAAACGCAGCATCTGCACAAACTTATAACAATAACCAAACGCAAACGATCCCAGCTGGATCTGCGACTGTAGCTGGTGCTACGACTCTTCCAGGTGGCGGTATGAACCGTAATGGTAATTCCGACATCGGTATGGGTGGCATCTAA